Proteins from a single region of Nerophis ophidion isolate RoL-2023_Sa linkage group LG10, RoL_Noph_v1.0, whole genome shotgun sequence:
- the LOC133560608 gene encoding uncharacterized protein LOC133560608, translating into MSTPTPLEALGQVLSEVSAASRQQTKVVPVLMGRADAAGGSTSMKRMVEGEDPQTFLEVFEATAAACKWLEEEWGARLLPLLAGEAQRAALSLPASARTQYTNQRHAILNRVGSSPKDHRRQFRAMKLASEGQPFIFSHRLRDAATKWLQPNGQDTKMLEEVVLEQFLDGIPARTSAWVRYHSPPVVQTAVRLVEEHLAVHREATPTTARKTPPTHRRQLAPRWGGASQERRGGPWPDYRRPASRFPTQTSINTTHTDIYIIGGLTEK; encoded by the coding sequence ATGTCGACACCAACCCCCCTGGAGGCGTTAGGTCAAGTCCTGTCAGAGGTCTCAGCGGCGAGCCGGCAGCAGACCAAGGTGGTGCCAGTGTTGATGGGCCGGGCGGACGCAGCAGGAGGCTCAACATCCATGAAGCGGATGGTGGAAGGGGAAGACCCGCAAACATTCCTGGAGGTGTTCGAGGCGACGGCGGCAGCGTGCAAGTGGCTGGAGGAAGAATGGGGAGCGAGGCTGCTGCCGCTTCTGGCGGGGGAAGCGCAGCgggcggcgttgagtctcccAGCGTCGGCCCGCACGCAATACACCAATCAGCGGCACGCCATCCTCAACCGGGTAGGCAGCAGCCCCAAGGATCATCGCCGGCAATTCCGGGCCATGAAGCTGGCGTCGGAGGGCCAGCCCTTCATCTTCTCTCACCGGCTGAGGGATGCCGCAACCAAATGGCTCCAGCCCAACGGCCAAGACACCAAGATGCTGGAAGAAGTGGTACTGGAGCAGTTCCTGGACGGCATCCCAGCGAGAACATCCGCGTGGGTCAGGTACCACAGTCCGCCGGTTGTCCAAACCGCGGTGAGGCTGGTGGAGGAGCACCTGGCGGTGCACCGGGAGGCAACGCCAACGACCGCCAGGAAAACCCCCCCGACACATCGACGACAACTCGCCCCACGGTGGGGGGGGGCAAGTCAGGAGAGACGGGGAGGGCCCTGGCCGGACTACAGGCGGCCAGCGAGCAGGTTTCCCACACAGACATccatcaacacaacacacacagacatatacatcATCGGGGGACTCACAgagaaataa